From a single Miscanthus floridulus cultivar M001 chromosome 8, ASM1932011v1, whole genome shotgun sequence genomic region:
- the LOC136469075 gene encoding uncharacterized mitochondrial protein AtMg00810-like yields the protein MSDFGTLSYYLGIEVRQGKEALTLGQSAYASKMLERSGMAECKLCVTLMEEQLKLTKASTAAKVDATLYRSIVGGMRYLVHTRPDIAFAMGYVSNFMEDPREDHWAVVKRLLCYVK from the coding sequence atgagcgattttggcacgctctcctactaccttggcatcgaggtgagacaagggaaggaggcgctcacgctcggtcagagcgcgtacgcctcgaagatgttagagcggagcggcatggctgagtgcaagctatGCGTTACTCTGATGGAGGAGCAGCTGaaactgacgaaggccagtactgcggcgaaggtagatgcaacactttaccggagcatcgtcggcggtatGCGCTACCTGGTCCACAccaggccggacattgcgttcgccatgggctacgtcagcaacttcatggaggatccccgagaggatcattGGGCTGTGGTGAAGCGGTTGTTGTGCTACGTCAAGTga